GTACAATTTTCGGCCTTCTATAATGCACAAGCAACGctcttccagtcaaaggaaatattGACCGTGTAGCCCTCTGATCTATTATGTGCAGCAACCATCATCATACCTGTCAAGTTTATTAAGCTAGCTCTACATATCAAAGATCGATGTAAAGTATTACCTCCATCCTAAATTACTCATcgtagatttgtctagatatggatgtatctaacactaaaacgtgtctagatacatcagtatctagacaaatctaagacaagtaattcaggatggagggagtatatttcaAACATCCAATCAAAGAAATCATATAATCATAAAAAACCTGTAATGTTGCTTCGCCATTATAGAACACCCAACTGTTACAAAGTTATCTCACTAGCTAGGATTTTCGGTATTTGATAAAATGTTTGTTTTCTTAATGTAGATTTGATGTGTAAGGATGACATTGTTATTCGACATTGAACTTTAACTTCTAAAACTCTTTTTTCAGAAATATTGAGGTCAAACTGAAGAGAAATGGCGGAGGCTGCTCTTCTTCTTGTCACAATAAAGATTGGAATAGCTGTCGGAGCAGAAACGCTTCACTATGCTAGGTCTGTTGCAAAACTCTCAGAGAACATGACACTGATAAGGAATGACCTGCAGCTTATTCGAGCATTTATCAAGGAGACTGAAAGGAGAGCTTTGACAGATGGAGTCACCGAAACATGGACAGGGCAAGTCCGAAGATTGGCGTATGACATGGAAGACATTGTGGATCAATTTATGTATGTTGTTGGCAAACACCATCAGAAAGGATCATGGTGGAGTTATGTGAAGAAAATCGTGAAGAAACCCCAGTATCTGTTTACACTAGGTGAAATTGCTACTGGCCTTAAGAAAATAAACCGAGCCCTTACACATCTTAAACAAAACAGAGATTGGACTCAACCAATAGCTAGTGTGGGCCATGTTTTTGCAAGAAATTATGCCAGCCAACAGCAACTATATCTTCCTGGACATGATTACTCAATCTCTGATGATGAACTTGTGGGATTTgataaaaatagaaaaatattGATGGGGTCACTGAATTTGGAAAATTGTCCAAATTTGAAATCATTGCCTTGTGGGGTATGGGTGGTATTGGAAAAAGCACTCTTGTTAGTAATGTGTTCAGAACTGAAGCATCCAACTTTGAATTTCATGCATGGGTTTCTGTCTCCCAGTCCTATAAACTAGATGATATTTGGAGAAGAATGCTGAAAGAAATCTATTCTAAAGACAAGAAAGAATTTGATGCTGAGAAGATGACCTGTCGAGAGTTACAAGATGAATTGAAGGAACTCCTGAAGATAAGACAATACTTGATCATACTGGATGATGTCTGGACAGCTGAAGACTTACGAAAAATTAAAGAGGTTCTTGTCGATGCAAAAATGGGAAGCAGAATAATACTGACAACAAGATCTGAGGAAGTTGCTTCAATTGCTCATGATGGTTGCAGGATCAAAGTGGAGCCTCTTGAGGAGGAGGATGCATGGCGTCTGTTTTGCAGGAAGGCATTTCCAAGCACTGAAAATCACGTCTGCCCATTAGCATTACAAGAGTGTGGTAAATCGATAGTGGAGAGGTGTGATGGTTTACCATTAGCTCTTGTGGCCATAGGGAGCTTATTATCTCTTAAGGCGCAGAATGTTGCAGATTGGAAACTATGTGATGCGCAACTTATTTCCGATCTACACAAAAATGAGAACCCAAGTCGCGTGGAGAAAATTCTGAATCTAAGCTACAAATACTTGCCTGACTATTTGAAGAGTTGTTTCTTGTATTGTACCATGTTCCCAGAAGACCACATGATCCATAGAAAAAGACTGATCAGACTATGGGTCGCTCAAGGGTTTGTTGAACAAATTGGAAATTGCAGTTTAGAAGATGTTGTTGAAGGTTACCTGACACAGCTCGTTCAACGAAGCATGCTTCATGTGGTAGAGAGGAACAGTTTTAACAGGATCAGGTGACTTCGAATGCATGATCTTGTACGTGAATTGGCCATTTTCCAATCCAAGAAAGAGAGTTTCGGTACAACTTATGATGATAGTCATGGGGTGATGCTGGGGGAGTCAGGTTCTCGACGTTTGTCAGTGCTCCAATGCAAAAATGATATTCAACCAAGCATAGGTCAATGCAGGCTCCGTACCTTCATAACATTCAGCAGCAACATGGCATCATCTTCATTGTTTCCCTCAGAatctaagggtgtgtttggttgaggaACCAAGTGGAACGGAATGTAATGGTTCCATTCTTCTAGAATTGGTCGGTTCCGTTCCTGCGTTTGGTAGAAGCAATTAGACGGAGTGGAATGGTTATGTTTTATTGTTTGGTACAAGAGACGGAATGGAATGTATTTGGTGTAGAAATGATGAGATTATCACTCGTATGCTTGTGCTTATAACAATTAGTTGAACTTTGACATCAACTGACGCATACAGTCGAAAATCATCAACTGCAAATTGCTCAATAAAATATCCTAGAAACATTGAATTGGATTTCAATCATAAAAAAGTATAAAATTAAGCGGCATGCATATATGCTGGAGCAAAAATCGCTCGGAATCAAGGTAGAGCGGCTGCACAACAGCTCTTCTTCTTGGCAGGAAGCGGCCGGCGCAGACACACAGTGGTGTTCATGGCCACGCGCATGCAGATGGCTGAGATGGGGCGGGTGCTACTGCTTGACGAGGTCCCAATTGGCAGAACATCGAACGCCCACGCCGGCTACTCCTTTTGGCCGCCGTGCCTCTCTTCCatgcgagccgccgccgccgcgataaTTCCTTCTCGCTCCTCCCTGTCTCGCTGCTAGCCCGCCGTCGTTGTGGGTGGGAGCGCCGCAGCTCcttccgccccgccgccaccatacacgggagagggagagaggtgagACTGACGGCGGCGTCTCAGATCGAGAGCGCGAGATAGACGGGGGGTGGCGGCACTGAGGAGGAAAGGGCTTGGGGGTGAGCGAGAGACGCGGGAGGGGTGAGAGCGCGCCTTTCCGTGTCGTCCGGCCGATTCGGAGGTATGACTTCGTTCCGCATATTCAGCGAATATGCTGTTCCATGGAACGAGTGGGTTCCGGCTCCTTAGATGGACCAAACACGGGAACGGGCCCTCAGGATGGAACCAACCCATTACATTCCGCCCGATGACACAAAGCAAACACACCCTAAGTACCTTGCTGTGTTGGAGCTATCACGATTACCTATTGAGACTATTCCAGATTCAATTGGTGAGTTATTCAACCTTGACAAGACCAAAGTGAAGATACTCCCAAAATTCGGTGGTGAAGCTTCACAATGTTAAACGTGTCATAGTAGGCCCATAGGGCGCACCGGCCTAACCTGGTCGGGCTAGGTAGATAGAGCTATATTGTTGTAACTACTTCATCTCTATCTTATCTCTCTGTCTCCCTTGTTTCCCAAGATGTAATCTCAACAACTTGTATGCTTATCAGGGAGATGCCTCTGCCTATATTAACACGCACCCGTCGCCTCCAACGAGGTATGACGTTCTCCGCTCAtttacatggtaatcagagcctcctcTATCCACC
This genomic window from Triticum aestivum cultivar Chinese Spring unplaced genomic scaffold, IWGSC CS RefSeq v2.1 scaffold209325, whole genome shotgun sequence contains:
- the LOC123172248 gene encoding disease resistance protein RPM1-like, coding for MAEAALLLVTIKIGIAVGAETLHYARSVAKLSENMTLIRNDLQLIRAFIKETERRALTDGVTETWTGQVRRLAYDMEDIVDQFMYVVGKHHQKGSWWSYVKKIVKKPQYLFTLGEIATGLKKINRALTHLKQNRDWTQPIASKNIDGVTEFGKLSKFEIIALWGMGGIGKSTLVSNVFRTEASNFEFHAWVSVSQSYKLDDIWRRMLKEIYSKDKKEFDAEKMTCRELQDELKELLKIRQYLIILDDVWTAEDLRKIKEVLVDAKMGSRIILTTRSEEVASIAHDGCRIKVEPLEEEDAWRLFCRKAFPSTENHVCPLALQECGKSIVERCDGLPLALVAIGSLLSLKAQNVADWKLCDAQLISDLHKNENPSRVEKILNLSYKYLPDYLKSCFLYCTMFPEDHMIHRKRLIRLWVAQGFVEQIGNCSLEDVVEGYLTQLVQRSMLHVVERNSFNRIR